A region from the Haliaeetus albicilla chromosome 16, bHalAlb1.1, whole genome shotgun sequence genome encodes:
- the LOC138689313 gene encoding zona pellucida sperm-binding protein 3-like, which yields MKVLRSGWFVLFLAAAAWAQDALGSWFSPPSPYPATVSVTCGHTWLAVVVPAGFLGSRVASGELMLGSGCGVTTADGDGYWLKHLLVGCGTTLELLPDSIHYSNVLHYRPLAGGPVARARPFSLPVDCYYPRMGSVSSGAIQPTWVPFSSTIAHRRRLRFALDVYDSTWSSRLHQPTYSLGELINIEASVSTDPRLPLRVFVDDCVASPSTAAWLEYKVIADNGCLLDGQLGRSRFLPQRGDRFLRFQLDTFLFPNVSGSQIYLRCHLKAVAEGAGSTSGKACSYDPVAATWHSPDGVNCSCCGSPAGCGGRRRRRLTGSGGLLGEASVQLGPLGLLSVLPSSSLAPTELPMALEPSPAPSRRPSVPVVRGEKKDLGLAVPVPGTMLAMVAMCSIITAMGIAGCYCSVRRHRSGHGVGDPEAALGESRAVAMAPTAASGAEATPENSLAPADPAVV from the exons ATGAAGGTTCTCAGGAGTGGGTGGTTTGTGCTCTTCcttgcagctgcagcctgggcgCAGGATGCCCTGG GGAGCTGGTTCAgccctccttctccttaccctGCCACAGTCTCCGTTACATGCGGCCACACGTGGCTCGCCGTGGTGGTACCGGCTGGATTCCTGGGGAGCCGCGTGGCCAGTGGGGAGCTGATGCTGGGATCCGGCTGTGGGGTGACCACCGCTGATGGGGATGGGTACTGGCTGAAGCACCTGCTCGTGGGCTGCGGGACCACCCTGGAG CTTCTCCCGGACAGCATCCACTACAGCAACGTCCTCCACTACCGCCCTTTGGCCGGGGGTCCCGTGGCTCGTGCCAgacccttctccctccctgtgGACTGTTACTACCCCAG GATGGGCAGCGTTTCGTCTGGGGCCATCCAGCCCACCTGGGTCCCCTTCAGTTCCACCATCGCTCACCGGAGACGCTTACGCTTCGCCCTGGATGTGTATGATA GTACCTGGTCCTCCCGCCTGCACCAGCCCACCTATTCCCTGGGGGAACTGATCAACATCGAGGCGTCGGTGAGCACCGACCCCCGACTACCCTTGAGGGTCTTCGTGGACGACTGCGTGGCCAGCCCGAGCACGGCGGCATGGCTGGAATACAAGGTCATTGCTGACAACGG GTGCCTGCTGGATGGGCAGCTTGGTCGTTCCCGCTTTCTCCCCCAGCGTGGAGACCGCTTCCTCCGCTTCCAGCTGGATACCTTCCTGTTCCCAAATGTCTCTGGCAGCCAG ATCTACCTCCGCTGTCACCTGAAGGCTGTggcagagggagctggcagcaccTCCGGCAAAGCCTGTTCCTATGACCCTGTTGCAGCCACCTGGCACTCCCCTGATGGGGTCAACTGCTCGTGCTGTGGCTCTCCAGCTGGCtgcgggggccggcggcggcgccggctgACTGGCAGCGGAG ggctcctgggagaagccaGCGTccagcttggtcccctgggGCTGCTCTCGGTTCTGCCCAGCTCATCCCTGGCCCCCACAGAGCTCCCCATGGCActggagcccagcccagcaccgTCTCGCCGCCCCTCAGTCCCCGTGGTGCGGGGGGAGAAGAAGGATTTGG GGCtggctgtccctgtccctggcaCCATGCTGGCCATGGTGGCCATGTGCTCCATCATCACTGCCATGGGCATAGCTGGCTGCTACTGTTCGGTGCGGCGTCACCGGAGTGGGCACGGGGTGGGTGACCCCGAGGCAGCCCTGGGGGAGTCCCGTGCTGTGGCCATGGCCCCCACTGCAGCCAGTGGTGCTGAGGCCACCCCCGAGAATTCCCTTGCTCCTGCAGACCCTGCCGTTGTGTGA
- the STX3 gene encoding syntaxin-3 isoform X1 — protein sequence MKDRLEQLKAKQDVDDDTEELEIAVDNTAFMDEFFSEIEETRQNIDKISENVEEAKKLYSIILSAPIPEQKTKDDLEQLTAEIKKMANSVRNKLKSMERNIEQDEARSSADLRIRKSQHSVLSRKFVDVMTKYNEAQVDFRERSKGRIQRQLEITGKNTTDEELEEMLESGNPSIFTSGIMDSQISKQALSEIEGRHKDIVRLESSIKELHDMFVDIAMLVENQGGLLDNVEQYVMHTAEHVEQANQQTKKALQYQGQARKMIPTLPVVKSPSGTLPGTLLSLLLLDLLPSAPAYQLPPWALAQHRCLCLHGETLTPECSPSPDHPLRPLLSCQSLGSSPLVLMSTAGRGQDSTIYFPFADKSTPPGPPSLAGGSEEAGGYAGTVAPWGCGSQCHDPSERRRGALLWAGEGWTLTRMGILGG from the exons ATGAAGGACCGGCTGGAGCAGCTCAAGGCG AAACAGGACGTGGACGATGACACCGAGGAGCTGGAGATCGCTGTCGACAACACGGCGTTCATGGATGAATTCTTCTCGGAG ATCGAGGAGACCCGGCAAAACATCGACAAGATCTCGGAGAATGTGGAGGAGGCCAAGAAGCTCTACAGCATCATCCTCTCAGCCCCCATCCCTGAGCAGA AGACCAAAGACGACCTGGAGCAGCTGACAGCGGAGATCAAGAAAATGGCCAACAGCGTCCGCAACAAGCTGAAGA GCATGGAGAGGAACATCGAGCAGGACGAGGCACGGTCCTCCGCCGACCTCCGGATACGCAAGTCTCAG caCTCGGTCCTGTCCCGCAAGTTCGTTGACGTCATGACCAAGTACAACGAGGCGCAGGTCGACTTCCGGGAGCGCAGCAAGGGCCGGATCCAGCGCCAGCTCGAGATCA CCGGCAAGAACACGACGGacgaggagctggaggagatgctggagaGCGGGAACCCCTCCATCTTCACCTCGGGG ATCATGGACTCGCAGATCTCGAAGCAGGCGCTGAGCGAGATCGAGGGGCGGCACAAGGACATCGTGCGGCTGGAGAGCAGCATCAAGGAGCTCCACGACATGTTCGTCGACATCGCCATGCTGGTGGAGAACCAG GGTGGGCTGCTGGATAACGTGGAGCAATACGTGATGCACACGGCTGAGCACGTGGAGCAGGCGAACCAGCAGACCAAGAAGGCACTCCAGTACCAGGGCCAGGCGCGCAAG aTGATTCCAACTCTCCCAGTAGTGAAGTCTCCCAGCGGGACCCTCCCTGgcaccctcctctccctgcttctcCTGGACCTGCTGCCCTCAGCCCCGGCATACCAGCTCCCGCCCTGGGCTCTGGCACAGCACCGCTGCCTCTGCCTCCACGGAGAGACCCTGACGCCGGAGTGCTCTCCCTCACCAGACCATCCCCTGCGGCCCCTGCTGTCCTGCCAGTCCCTGGGGTCTTCCCCTCTTGTCCTCATGTCCACCGCGGGAAGGGGACAGGACTCaactatttattttccctttgctgatAAATCAACTCCTCCTGGTCCCCCATCTCTTGCTGGGGggagcgaggaggctgggggctATGCCGGCACTGTGGCACCGTGGGGATGTGGCAGCCAGTGCCACGACCCCAGCGAGAGGAGGCGAGGTGCCTTGCTCTGGGCAGGCGAGGGCTGGACCCTCACCCGCATGGGCATCCTGGGAGGATGA
- the STX3 gene encoding syntaxin-3 isoform X5 codes for MKDRLEQLKAKQDVDDDTEELEIAVDNTAFMDEFFSEIEETRQNIDKISENVEEAKKLYSIILSAPIPEQKTKDDLEQLTAEIKKMANSVRNKLKSMERNIEQDEARSSADLRIRKSQHSVLSRKFVDVMTKYNEAQVDFRERSKGRIQRQLEITGKNTTDEELEEMLESGNPSIFTSGIMDSQISKQALSEIEGRHKDIVRLESSIKELHDMFVDIAMLVENQVRGCTGTSRDLCKGLHGDEQESVQGLHGDEQGSVHGVAQQ; via the exons ATGAAGGACCGGCTGGAGCAGCTCAAGGCG AAACAGGACGTGGACGATGACACCGAGGAGCTGGAGATCGCTGTCGACAACACGGCGTTCATGGATGAATTCTTCTCGGAG ATCGAGGAGACCCGGCAAAACATCGACAAGATCTCGGAGAATGTGGAGGAGGCCAAGAAGCTCTACAGCATCATCCTCTCAGCCCCCATCCCTGAGCAGA AGACCAAAGACGACCTGGAGCAGCTGACAGCGGAGATCAAGAAAATGGCCAACAGCGTCCGCAACAAGCTGAAGA GCATGGAGAGGAACATCGAGCAGGACGAGGCACGGTCCTCCGCCGACCTCCGGATACGCAAGTCTCAG caCTCGGTCCTGTCCCGCAAGTTCGTTGACGTCATGACCAAGTACAACGAGGCGCAGGTCGACTTCCGGGAGCGCAGCAAGGGCCGGATCCAGCGCCAGCTCGAGATCA CCGGCAAGAACACGACGGacgaggagctggaggagatgctggagaGCGGGAACCCCTCCATCTTCACCTCGGGG ATCATGGACTCGCAGATCTCGAAGCAGGCGCTGAGCGAGATCGAGGGGCGGCACAAGGACATCGTGCGGCTGGAGAGCAGCATCAAGGAGCTCCACGACATGTTCGTCGACATCGCCATGCTGGTGGAGAACCAGGTAcggggctgcacggggacgaGCAGGGATCTGTGCAAGG ggctgcacggggacgaGCAGGAATCTGTGCaagggctgcacggggacgaGCAGGGATCTGTGCACGGGGTTGCACAGCAATGA
- the STX3 gene encoding syntaxin-3 isoform X4, with protein MKDRLEQLKAKQDVDDDTEELEIAVDNTAFMDEFFSEIEETRQNIDKISENVEEAKKLYSIILSAPIPEQKTKDDLEQLTAEIKKMANSVRNKLKSMERNIEQDEARSSADLRIRKSQHSVLSRKFVDVMTKYNEAQVDFRERSKGRIQRQLEITGKNTTDEELEEMLESGNPSIFTSGIMDSQISKQALSEIEGRHKDIVRLESSIKELHDMFVDIAMLVENQGGLLDNVEQYVMHTAEHVEQANQQTKKALQYQGQARKKKIMIMICCIILAIILAASIGSIFA; from the exons ATGAAGGACCGGCTGGAGCAGCTCAAGGCG AAACAGGACGTGGACGATGACACCGAGGAGCTGGAGATCGCTGTCGACAACACGGCGTTCATGGATGAATTCTTCTCGGAG ATCGAGGAGACCCGGCAAAACATCGACAAGATCTCGGAGAATGTGGAGGAGGCCAAGAAGCTCTACAGCATCATCCTCTCAGCCCCCATCCCTGAGCAGA AGACCAAAGACGACCTGGAGCAGCTGACAGCGGAGATCAAGAAAATGGCCAACAGCGTCCGCAACAAGCTGAAGA GCATGGAGAGGAACATCGAGCAGGACGAGGCACGGTCCTCCGCCGACCTCCGGATACGCAAGTCTCAG caCTCGGTCCTGTCCCGCAAGTTCGTTGACGTCATGACCAAGTACAACGAGGCGCAGGTCGACTTCCGGGAGCGCAGCAAGGGCCGGATCCAGCGCCAGCTCGAGATCA CCGGCAAGAACACGACGGacgaggagctggaggagatgctggagaGCGGGAACCCCTCCATCTTCACCTCGGGG ATCATGGACTCGCAGATCTCGAAGCAGGCGCTGAGCGAGATCGAGGGGCGGCACAAGGACATCGTGCGGCTGGAGAGCAGCATCAAGGAGCTCCACGACATGTTCGTCGACATCGCCATGCTGGTGGAGAACCAG GGTGGGCTGCTGGATAACGTGGAGCAATACGTGATGCACACGGCTGAGCACGTGGAGCAGGCGAACCAGCAGACCAAGAAGGCACTCCAGTACCAGGGCCAGGCGCGCAAG AAGAAGATCATGATCATGATATGCTGCATCATCCTCGCCATCATCTTGGCTGCCAGCATTGGGAGCATCTTCGCCTGA
- the MRPL16 gene encoding large ribosomal subunit protein uL16m translates to MWRWRLPRPLLAGGGPGGVTVPRAGLKKYVLPPDYSGITFPERTKLKFMDKVPAVPKVRREPRRLRDIRGPSREATDFTQGQYGILALGGGYLHWGHFEMIRLTIGRSMDPKTMFAIWRVPAPSKPVTRKSLGHRMGGGKGPIDHYVTAVKSGRLVVEVGGRCEFEEVKPFLTQVARKLPFPAVPISRDGLEQMRQEEEEKRLNNQNPWTFERIVTANMLGMRKYLSPYDLQLKGRYWGKFFLKHRL, encoded by the exons ATGTGGCGATGGCGGCTCCCGCGGCCGCTGCTGGCCGGAGGAG GTCCCGGCGGTGTCACCGTTCCCCGGGCGGGCCTCAAGAAATACGTGCTGCCTCCAGACTACAGCG gTATCACCTTCCCGGAGAGGACGAAGCTGAAGTTCATGGACAAGGTCCCAGCGGTGCCCAAGGTCAGGCGAGAGCCCCGGCGGCTGCGTGACATCCGCGGCCCGTCCCGGGAGGCCACCGACTTCACCCAGGGGCAGTACGGGATTCTG GCCTTGGGGGGCGGGTACCTTCACTGGGGCCACTTTGAGATGATCCGCCTGACCATCGGCCGCAGCATGGACCCCAAGACCATGTTTGCCATCTGGCGCGTGCCGGCCCCTTCTAAGCCGGTGACACGGAAGAGCCTGGGGCATCGTATGGGGGGCGGCAAGGGCCCCATCGACCACTACGTGACGGCGGTGAAGAGCGGGCGGCTGGTGGTGGAGGTAGGTGGGCGCTGCGAGTTTGAGGAGGTAAAACCCTTCCTCACCCAGGTGGCCAGGAAATTGCCCTTCCCTGCCGTCCCCATCAGCCGCGATGGCCTCGAGCAGAtgcggcaggaggaggaggagaagaggctCAACAACCAAAATCCCTGGACTTTCGAGCGCATAGTCACCGCCAACATGCTGGGGATGCGCAAGTACCTCAGCCCCTATGACCTGCAGCTCAAAGGACGCTACTGGGGCAAATTCTTCCTGAAACACAGGCTGTAA
- the CBLIF gene encoding cobalamin binding intrinsic factor isoform X1, protein MLGVAFGIGVLLALVGSTAAHSCVAPYQLVSKMLQHLEESVKADELPNPSVLLAMNLVGATGTETNKWLLQQIQQEAVKRAQKDMTSGEVALYVLALLSSCQNPWHVHALGQTINLVQVLQEKTDEEMASLDLEGVPKTTLYSVSLDALALCLAEAGGYQGASVILAKKVLTLGSQLSVDTRAMAALAMACTYGQTDLYDVQELLQEALWVVTNGFLDEQEKEGGMIGNIYSMGLALQVLGATSNFYFPREWDCAQAFSVVYSHDYRQPMAIAQVLPALVGMSYLEAASLDCTASTGASPTLQPSLSPKPSTTTVPSEATITVHYSIINKLQGRHFSYTTSVRVPVGSTLLKVLQAAEAKRPDIFSFETEQTSWGPMVVSIHGLAANPDDKTYWKFLSGSDALQEGVGTYKPWNGEHIQAVFSLY, encoded by the exons ATGCTTGGCGTGGCTTTCGGCATCGGGGTCCTGCTGGCCCTGGTGGGCAGCACGGCTGCCCACAGCTGCG TCGCCCCGTACCAACTGGTCTCCAAGATGCTGCAGCACCTGGAGGAGTCCGTCAAGGCGGACGAGCTGCCGAACCCCAGCGTCCTGCTGGCCATGAACCTGGTCGGGGCCACCGGCACTGAGACCAACAAGTGGCTGCTCCAGCAGATACAGCAGGAGGCTGTGAAGAGAGCCCAGAAAG ACATGACTTCGGGAGAGGTGGCTCTGTACGTGCTcgccctcctctcctcctgccagaACCCCTGGCACGTCCATGCCCTAGGGCAGACCATCAACCTGGTCCAAGTCCTGCAGGAGAAAACGGACGAGGAGATGGCCAGCCTGG acTTGGAGGGCGTCCCGAAGACCACCCTGTACAGCGTCAGCCTGGACGCCCTGGCCCTGTGCCTGGCAGAAGCAGGTGGCTACCAAGGGGCATCCGTGATCCTGGCCAAGAAGGTGCTGACACTCGGGAGCCAACTCTCTGTGG ACACCCGTGCCATGGCGGCACTGGCGATGGCGTGCACGTACGGCCAGACGGACCTCTACGACGTGCAGGAACTGCTCCAGGAGGCACTGTGGGTGGTGACCAACGGCTTCCTCGACGAGCAGGAGAAGGAGGGTGGCATGATTGGGAATATCTACAGTATGGGACTGGCCCTGCAG GTGCTGGGGGCCACGAGCAATTTTTACTTCCCGCGGGAGTGGGATTGCGCCCAGGCTTTCTCCGTGGTGTACAGCCATGACTACCGCCAGCCCATGGCCATCGCCCAGGTCCTGCCTGCCCTCGTGGGCATGTCGTACCTGGAAGCGGCCAGCCTGGACTGCACCGCCAGCACTGGCGCGTCCCCGACCCTACAgccgtccctgtccccaaagCCGAGTACAACCACAGTTCCCAGCG AAGCCACCATCACGGTGCACTACTCCATCATCAACAAGCTGCAGGGAAGGCACTTCAGCTACACCACCTCGGTGCGGGTCCCGGTCGGCTCCACGCTGCTCAAGGTGCTGCAGGCAGCGGAGGCGAAGAGACCTGACATCTTTAG CTTCGAGACGGAGCAGACATCCTGGGGCCCCATGGTGGTCTCCATCCATGGGCTGGCCGCCAACCCGGACGACAAGACCTACTGGAAGTTCCTTAGTGGCAGCGATGCCCTCCAAGAAG GGGTCGGCACCTACAAGCCATGGAATGGGGAGCACATCCAGGCCGTCTTCAGTCTCTACTGA
- the STX3 gene encoding syntaxin-3 isoform X2, with protein sequence MKDRLEQLKAKQDVDDDTEELEIAVDNTAFMDEFFSEIEETRQNIDKISENVEEAKKLYSIILSAPIPEQKTKDDLEQLTAEIKKMANSVRNKLKSMERNIEQDEARSSADLRIRKSQHSVLSRKFVDVMTKYNEAQVDFRERSKGRIQRQLEITGKNTTDEELEEMLESGNPSIFTSGIMDSQISKQALSEIEGRHKDIVRLESSIKELHDMFVDIAMLVENQGGLLDNVEQYVMHTAEHVEQANQQTKKALQYQGQARKKMLILVVVVVLLLGIVALIIGLSVGLNKK encoded by the exons ATGAAGGACCGGCTGGAGCAGCTCAAGGCG AAACAGGACGTGGACGATGACACCGAGGAGCTGGAGATCGCTGTCGACAACACGGCGTTCATGGATGAATTCTTCTCGGAG ATCGAGGAGACCCGGCAAAACATCGACAAGATCTCGGAGAATGTGGAGGAGGCCAAGAAGCTCTACAGCATCATCCTCTCAGCCCCCATCCCTGAGCAGA AGACCAAAGACGACCTGGAGCAGCTGACAGCGGAGATCAAGAAAATGGCCAACAGCGTCCGCAACAAGCTGAAGA GCATGGAGAGGAACATCGAGCAGGACGAGGCACGGTCCTCCGCCGACCTCCGGATACGCAAGTCTCAG caCTCGGTCCTGTCCCGCAAGTTCGTTGACGTCATGACCAAGTACAACGAGGCGCAGGTCGACTTCCGGGAGCGCAGCAAGGGCCGGATCCAGCGCCAGCTCGAGATCA CCGGCAAGAACACGACGGacgaggagctggaggagatgctggagaGCGGGAACCCCTCCATCTTCACCTCGGGG ATCATGGACTCGCAGATCTCGAAGCAGGCGCTGAGCGAGATCGAGGGGCGGCACAAGGACATCGTGCGGCTGGAGAGCAGCATCAAGGAGCTCCACGACATGTTCGTCGACATCGCCATGCTGGTGGAGAACCAG GGTGGGCTGCTGGATAACGTGGAGCAATACGTGATGCACACGGCTGAGCACGTGGAGCAGGCGAACCAGCAGACCAAGAAGGCACTCCAGTACCAGGGCCAGGCGCGCAAG AAGATGCTGATTTTGGTGGTGGTAGTGGTGCTCTTGCTGGGGATAGTTGCCCTCATCATCGGACTGTCTGTGGGGCTAAACAAGAAATAG
- the CBLIF gene encoding cobalamin binding intrinsic factor isoform X2: MLGVAFGIGVLLALVGSTAAHSCVAPYQLVSKMLQHLEESVKADELPNPSVLLAMNLVGATGTETNKWLLQQIQQEAVKRAQKDMTSGEVALYVLALLSSCQNPWHVHALGQTINLVQVLQEKTDEEMASLDLEGVPKTTLYSVSLDALALCLAEAGGYQGASVILAKKVLTLGSQLSVDTRAMAALAMACTYGQTDLYDVQELLQEALWVVTNGFLDEQEKEGGMIGNIYSMGLALQVLGATSNFYFPREWDCAQAFSVVYSHDYRQPMAIAQVLPALVGMSYLEAASLDCTASTGASPTLQPSLSPKPSTTTVPSATITVHYSIINKLQGRHFSYTTSVRVPVGSTLLKVLQAAEAKRPDIFSFETEQTSWGPMVVSIHGLAANPDDKTYWKFLSGSDALQEGVGTYKPWNGEHIQAVFSLY; the protein is encoded by the exons ATGCTTGGCGTGGCTTTCGGCATCGGGGTCCTGCTGGCCCTGGTGGGCAGCACGGCTGCCCACAGCTGCG TCGCCCCGTACCAACTGGTCTCCAAGATGCTGCAGCACCTGGAGGAGTCCGTCAAGGCGGACGAGCTGCCGAACCCCAGCGTCCTGCTGGCCATGAACCTGGTCGGGGCCACCGGCACTGAGACCAACAAGTGGCTGCTCCAGCAGATACAGCAGGAGGCTGTGAAGAGAGCCCAGAAAG ACATGACTTCGGGAGAGGTGGCTCTGTACGTGCTcgccctcctctcctcctgccagaACCCCTGGCACGTCCATGCCCTAGGGCAGACCATCAACCTGGTCCAAGTCCTGCAGGAGAAAACGGACGAGGAGATGGCCAGCCTGG acTTGGAGGGCGTCCCGAAGACCACCCTGTACAGCGTCAGCCTGGACGCCCTGGCCCTGTGCCTGGCAGAAGCAGGTGGCTACCAAGGGGCATCCGTGATCCTGGCCAAGAAGGTGCTGACACTCGGGAGCCAACTCTCTGTGG ACACCCGTGCCATGGCGGCACTGGCGATGGCGTGCACGTACGGCCAGACGGACCTCTACGACGTGCAGGAACTGCTCCAGGAGGCACTGTGGGTGGTGACCAACGGCTTCCTCGACGAGCAGGAGAAGGAGGGTGGCATGATTGGGAATATCTACAGTATGGGACTGGCCCTGCAG GTGCTGGGGGCCACGAGCAATTTTTACTTCCCGCGGGAGTGGGATTGCGCCCAGGCTTTCTCCGTGGTGTACAGCCATGACTACCGCCAGCCCATGGCCATCGCCCAGGTCCTGCCTGCCCTCGTGGGCATGTCGTACCTGGAAGCGGCCAGCCTGGACTGCACCGCCAGCACTGGCGCGTCCCCGACCCTACAgccgtccctgtccccaaagCCGAGTACAACCACAGTTCCCAGCG CCACCATCACGGTGCACTACTCCATCATCAACAAGCTGCAGGGAAGGCACTTCAGCTACACCACCTCGGTGCGGGTCCCGGTCGGCTCCACGCTGCTCAAGGTGCTGCAGGCAGCGGAGGCGAAGAGACCTGACATCTTTAG CTTCGAGACGGAGCAGACATCCTGGGGCCCCATGGTGGTCTCCATCCATGGGCTGGCCGCCAACCCGGACGACAAGACCTACTGGAAGTTCCTTAGTGGCAGCGATGCCCTCCAAGAAG GGGTCGGCACCTACAAGCCATGGAATGGGGAGCACATCCAGGCCGTCTTCAGTCTCTACTGA
- the STX3 gene encoding syntaxin-3 isoform X3, whose amino-acid sequence MKDRLEQLKAKQDVDDDTEELEIAVDNTAFMDEFFSEIEETRQNIDKISENVEEAKKLYSIILSAPIPEQKTKDDLEQLTAEIKKMANSVRNKLKSMERNIEQDEARSSADLRIRKSQHSVLSRKFVDVMTKYNEAQVDFRERSKGRIQRQLEITGKNTTDEELEEMLESGNPSIFTSGIMDSQISKQALSEIEGRHKDIVRLESSIKELHDMFVDIAMLVENQGAMIDRIENNMDQSVGFVERAVADTKKAVKYQSEARRKKIMIMICCIILAIILAASIGSIFA is encoded by the exons ATGAAGGACCGGCTGGAGCAGCTCAAGGCG AAACAGGACGTGGACGATGACACCGAGGAGCTGGAGATCGCTGTCGACAACACGGCGTTCATGGATGAATTCTTCTCGGAG ATCGAGGAGACCCGGCAAAACATCGACAAGATCTCGGAGAATGTGGAGGAGGCCAAGAAGCTCTACAGCATCATCCTCTCAGCCCCCATCCCTGAGCAGA AGACCAAAGACGACCTGGAGCAGCTGACAGCGGAGATCAAGAAAATGGCCAACAGCGTCCGCAACAAGCTGAAGA GCATGGAGAGGAACATCGAGCAGGACGAGGCACGGTCCTCCGCCGACCTCCGGATACGCAAGTCTCAG caCTCGGTCCTGTCCCGCAAGTTCGTTGACGTCATGACCAAGTACAACGAGGCGCAGGTCGACTTCCGGGAGCGCAGCAAGGGCCGGATCCAGCGCCAGCTCGAGATCA CCGGCAAGAACACGACGGacgaggagctggaggagatgctggagaGCGGGAACCCCTCCATCTTCACCTCGGGG ATCATGGACTCGCAGATCTCGAAGCAGGCGCTGAGCGAGATCGAGGGGCGGCACAAGGACATCGTGCGGCTGGAGAGCAGCATCAAGGAGCTCCACGACATGTTCGTCGACATCGCCATGCTGGTGGAGAACCAG GGAGCCATGATCGACCGCATAGAGAACAACATGGACCAGTCCGTCGGTTTTGTGGAGCGGGCCGTGGCCGACACCAAAAAGGCCGTGAAGTACCAAAGTGAGGCCAGGAGG AAGAAGATCATGATCATGATATGCTGCATCATCCTCGCCATCATCTTGGCTGCCAGCATTGGGAGCATCTTCGCCTGA